Part of the Bacteroidota bacterium genome, TCCCGGAGGAGGAGCCGGACGAGGCGGTCCGGGTCCGCTTCTATGAAATGCTGGATCGTTACGAGCGGAGTGATTTCCGGAGAATCGCCCCGGCTTCCCGTGCGAGGGGAAGCTGGCTCAAGAATCTCTTTCCGGGCCGGCCGGCAGTCCAGTTTGCTCTCGCCCTCGCCGGGCTCGCGGTTGGAATCCTGATCGGCACGCGGATGAAGGGGGAGCCCGCGGGGGACACGGAGCTCGCCCAGTTGCACAATGAAGTCCGCGGGATCAGCAGGCTGCTCACGTTCTCGCTTCTGCAGCAGGAGTCGGCCAGCGAGCGCCTCCGCGGAGTGAGCTGGAGCTATCGCACAGGGGAGCCCGACGCGGAAATCACAGCCGCGCTCCTCGAGACACTCCGATATGATCCCAACATGAACGTCCGTCTCGCCGCGCTCGACGCGCTCTCCCGGAACCCGAACCAATCAGGGCTGAGGCAGGACTTGATCCGCTCCCTTCCGAAGCAATCCTCTCCCCTCGTGCAGGCGGCCATCGTCGACCTCATGATCCAGTTTCACGAGAAGGGCTCCATCGACATATTCAAGCAGATGGTCCGCGACCCGAATCTCGATCCGTCCGTGAAGAAGAAAATCGAACAGGGAATCCAGGAACTTACAAGGGCTTGAGCTATGAACCACGCAAGAGTTTTCATCTGGAGTCTGGCAATTTCGTGTGCGATCGTGCCTTCCGCCCGGGCAGGAGATATAGTCCACAGGGAGGAAATCCGAAAGACCCTTACGTTTTCCTCCCCACCGGGCACGGCGAGGCGCCTTGTCGTCGACAACATCAACGGCTCCATCCATGTCGTCGGCACGAACGGGACAGAAGCCACGCTGGTCGCTCGTGAGACCTTTCGCGCCGAATCAGAGGAGCGGCTCTCCGTCGCGCAGGAGAAGATCCGGCTCGACGTCTCGTCGGAACCCGACCGAATCATGTTGTATGTCGATGCGCCGTGGCGTTGCGCGGACGGCTCCCTCTCCTCCCGCGGTCATGGAAACGGCTGGGACTACTACGGTTACGACGCCACGTTCGACTTCGAGATCGCCGTTCCGGCCAGGACCGATCTCTTTCTCAAGACCGTGAACGGGGGCGAGATCTCCGTCAAAAATGCCGAGGGGTCGTTCCGGATCGAGAATGTCAACGGGGGAATCGTCGCGTCGGGGCTCAACGGCTCGGGAACGATCTCGACGGTCAACGGCAATATCGAGGTCCGCTTCGCCAAGAACCCGGCCGCTGCCTCCTCGTTCCGTACCATCAACGGCAAGGTCGACGTCAGTTTCCAGGACGATCTCTCGGCGGACCTCCGGCTGAAGACATTCAACGGACAGGTCTACACCGATTTTCAGGTCGCAAGCCTCCCTCCGGCTCCCCCCGC contains:
- a CDS encoding HEAT repeat domain-containing protein; amino-acid sequence: MINDHVIDDLAAFLSGDLAEQQMQKIRSHLELCDPCRVEFRSMKGLWDALGSLPEEEPDEAVRVRFYEMLDRYERSDFRRIAPASRARGSWLKNLFPGRPAVQFALALAGLAVGILIGTRMKGEPAGDTELAQLHNEVRGISRLLTFSLLQQESASERLRGVSWSYRTGEPDAEITAALLETLRYDPNMNVRLAALDALSRNPNQSGLRQDLIRSLPKQSSPLVQAAIVDLMIQFHEKGSIDIFKQMVRDPNLDPSVKKKIEQGIQELTRA